One stretch of Oryzias latipes chromosome 7, ASM223467v1 DNA includes these proteins:
- the nsun5 gene encoding probable 28S rRNA (cytosine-C(5))-methyltransferase: MALSRQRMLAAVMALYVKAAEVLEKAERKQGALKTLVYDSKFKNIKQLFALVCETQRFSSVLLDIIESTKLLKQTKLKLHLAQVLVYDLLMGQGLKCGGSFKTTMMKHRPRLQAELARMKVKRKVSRNEDLLPAEAQLPSGEQLPRYVRVNTLKTTVEDVVDYLKRDGYTYQGQASRLDDLTLKEKSFVKDLLLPELLVFSSKTDFHDHFLYKAGHIILQDKASCLPAYLLKPPSGSHVIDACAAPGNKTSHLAAIMKNKGKLFAFDLDAKRLATMSTLLLRAGVTCQQLAHQDFLKVNPDSPQYKDVEYVLLDPSCSGSGMVCLQDRSSADQTRLASLAAFQLRCLNHAVRFPRLKRLVYSTCSIHSQENEEVITAFLQQNSSFRLVPLLPQWPERGLAPLSQCLRASTSKTRTHGFFVALLEKHSEALSSTLQLADQIRTVEEKKTVALEASDPEDPQTPNTEDAPSGKRKRPKRKKKKME, from the exons ATGGCGCTGTCCCGTCAACGCATG CTAGCCGCCGTCATGGCTTTGTACGTGAAAGCCGCGGAGGTCTTGgagaaagcagagaggaaacaaGGGGCTCTGAAAACCCTCGTTTACGACAGTAAATTTAAGAACATCAAGCAGCTTTTTGCTTTGGTTTGTGAGACCCAGAGGTTTTCCTCCGTCCTGCTGGATATAATTGAGTCTACCAAACTGTTAAAACAGACGAAGTTGAAACTACATCTAGCTCAAGTGCTCGTGTATGACCTGCTGATGGGGCAGGGCCTGAAGTGCGGCGGCTCCTTCaagaccaccatgatgaagcATCGCCCCAGACTGCAGGCGGAGCTGGCCCGCATGAAGGTGAAGCGGAAAGTTAGTAGGAATGAGGATCTCCTTCCAGCTGAGGCCCAGCTGCCCTCTGGAGAGCAGCTACCCAGGTATGTGCGCGTGAACACCCTCAAGACCACCGTGGAGGATGTCGTGGACTACCTTAAGAGGGATGGCTACACCTACCAGGGACAGGCTTCCAGACTGGACGACTTAACCCTGAAAGAGAAGAGCTTTGTGAAGGACCTGCTTCTTCCAGAACTGCTGGTCTTTTCTTCCAAAACAGACTTTCACGACCATTTCCTTTACAAAGCCGGTCACATCATTCTCCAGGACAAAGCCAGCTGCCTTCCTGCGTATCTCCTCAAACCCCCGTCTGGTAGCCACGTCATAGATGCCTGTGCTGCCCCTGGTAACAAAACCAGCCACCTTGCAGCCATCATGAAGAACAAAGGCAAACTCTTTGCCTTTGATTTAGATGCCAAGCGTTTGGCCACCATGTCAACCTTGCTGCTGCGGGCAGGGGTCACCTGTCAGCAGTTGGCCCACCAGGACTTCCTCAAGGTGAACCCTGACAGTCCACAGTATAAAGATGTTGAATACGTTCTTCTGGATCCCTCCTGCAGCGGATCAG GTATGGTGTGCCTGCAGGACAGATCCTCCGCTGACCAGACCCGTTTGGCCTCACTGGCAGCTTTCCAACTGCGATGCTTGAACCACGCAGTCAGATTTCCTCGCTTGAAGCGCTTGGTTTACTCCACCTGCTCCATCCACAGTCAGGAGAATGAAGAAGTCATAACTGCCTTTCTTCAACAGAACTCTTCCTTCAG GTTGGTGCCCCTCTTGCCTCAGTGGCCCGAGCGTGGCCTGGCGCCGCTCTCGCAGTGTTTGCGTGCGAGCACATCAAAGACCCGCACACACGGCTTTTTTGTAGCACTGCTGGAAAAACACAGCGAGGCTCTGAGTTCAACACTGCAGCTCGCCGATCAGATAAG AACTGTGGAAGAGAAGAAAACTGTCGCTTTGGAAGCTTCAGACCCAGAAGACCCACAAACACCAAACACTGAAGATGCACCCAGCGGCAAGAGGAAAAGgccaaagagaaagaagaagaagatggagtGA